The sequence ATCAAGCTTCTCAAAAGAGCAGTTCTTTGAGCTAGTGAAGGGAGAAACTTGCTGAAATAATTGACGACACCGAACATCCTTTGCACCGCGAGCTTGTCTTCTGGGGTCGGCATGTGCAGCATGCAATTAATCAGCGTCGGGCTTGGCCTGATGCCTGCTTTATCGATTACGTCTCCAAGAAACTCGATTTCCGGGACGCCGATACTGCACTTCTCAGGATTGAAGGTCAATCCGGCGAGCTGTGCAGCAAGCAACACAGATTTGAGGCGTTCATTGTGCTCTTCTACCGACGAACCCCATACCAGAATATCGTCCACGTATATTTTTACGCCGGGAAGGCCTTCGAAAATTTCATTCAGCGTTTTTTGGAACACTTCTGAGGCGGATGATATGCCGAAGGGTAATCGTAAAAAGCGGTAACGACCAAATGGGGTAGAGAACGTGCAAATCCGCGATGTAGAGTCATCCAAGGGGATTTGGTGAAATCCAGAGTTAGTGTCTAAGCGGGAGAACACAGTCGCACCAGCTAGCTCGGCTTCTATATCCTCTCGTCGCGGCATCATGTAGTGCTCCCTCTTTATGCACTCATTTATTTTCCTAGGGTCGATACAGAGACGAATCTTTCCGTTCTTTTGCGAACGATCACAAGAGGACTCACCCAGTCGGTAGGCTCGGTGACCCTCGTGATGATTCCGGCGTGCTCCATCCTGTCGAGTTCGTCCCGTAGTGGTTCCGTCAGGGCCAACGGTACACGTCGCACTGGTTGAATGACTGGCACAGTGTTGTCTTGAAGCACCATGTGATATACTTTTTTCACGCAGCCAGTTCCAGTGAAAAGATGACGAAAGTCTTTCACAATTTCTTCACAGCCGTCCTTTGATACGCTGTGAACGCGTGAGAGCAATCCAAGGCGTTCGGTTGCTTGTAGGCCCAGGATTGCTTGGCGACCTTTGCGTACTACAAAAAAATCGAGAGGAATAGCTCGGTCACCGAGCGTCACTTCCGTACAGACGACTCCAAGATGCTTGATCGTGTCTCCACCGTACGAATGTAGCACCACGCTACTCTGCTTCATTTCAGGGCTTGGGTGCATCTTATTGTATATACCAACGGGCAGCAAGTTGGCCTGAGACCCTGTATCTACTTTAAGTTCGACCGAAACGTTGTTTACGGTCATTCGAACCATCCAATCACGTTGGCTTATTACTCCTCTTGCCGATACCTCTAAAACGCTGAAGTCATCTTCGTGATCTTGAATTTCGCCAACCAGCGCGGAGGATCTGCAGCAAATTGCAAAATGGTTCCTCTTTTGGCATTTTCTGCAACTTCGTCCGAACGCAGGACAGTTTCCAGGCTGATGTGTGCGGCCGCATTTGGAGCACTTGTACATCTTCACTTGCGCCGTTTTGGGGTTCGGGCCTGCGTTACGAACGGCGTCCACTTGCTTTTGACCTTGTTCCCATGTTTCTTGGCGAAGCGCTGATGTTTCGGCTGCCTTGCAGACGTGCAGCCTTCTGCAGTGTCAATTCGCAGTCCCTGAGCAGCTTTTCTCTGACCCTGTCGTCGTTGGTTCCGTACACAATCTGGTCTCGGACCATAGAATCTAGAAGCGTGCTGAAATTGCATGCTCGTGCCTGCTTCTTCAGATCCCGCAAAAAGTGTTCGAATGGCTCACCTTGGCTTTGCACTCTCTTCCGAAATACGTAGCGTTCATGTACTTCGTTGGTCTGCAACGTGAAATATTCGTCGAATTTCTTGATGACCGTCGCGTAGTCGGCCTTGTCTTCGCCTTCCGTGAAGTTCAGTGTGTTGAATATCTCGATGGCGTCTTCCCCTGCGACACTGAGAAGGAGCGCTGTCTTCGACGACACTGATCGCTGCTTGTCACTTGGTTCCGATGCCGCCAGGAAAAGCTCGAATCTCTGCTTAAATGTCTGCCAATTCTTGCTTGCTTCTCCCGTCGTGTTTAACGGACCAGGTAGCCTCAACGAATCCATTGCGTATTCCTCGCAGCGCTGGCCGTCGAAGATcaaccacttctgacaccatgtatcgttGTGTCCAGTAAAACAAACATGCTGCACCGGGCGATGGGGGAAAACAGGGCCGGCTTTATTGCACACCAGTACATATATAGGCTTTAGAAGGGGCGTGTGATTACGCCGTTAACAGATAAGCTCTTCGACTAGAACGTTCAACAGATACGAAACGCTATCGTGGCACACGTGTAGCGCTCGGCGCCCGAAATACGATACACTCGTGGTCAGAAACTGTGTTTTTTccagccccgatggaggtcttcgGCAGCTTGTGAAGCGCTGGAACGGCAtgtgcagtgcccacttcttgggcAACGATGGGAGAAGCTCCACAGCCCTGCACTCAGCCTAAATGTTCCGACACTTTTTTCTGTGTGCAGTGCGAAAGGCGACAGCGTGACCTCACGACGAAGCGTTAAAGAACTTCATATCcagaaggggacgcggcgattTACAGAGCCAGGCGCATGCTATAGGTCTGAGCAGGATGCATATGCTCGATCTTGTTGACAAAGGTGGCGGCGTGCTTACACCATCCTAGGCGCCCAGCCTTGCATGTGCACCTTGCACTCATAATGTGCAATTCGTTCTATAGAAAACTGGGAAACTGTGCAGAAATCATTGAACAGCCTGAAGGAACGAgtgagggcaaaaaaaaaatggccgcggatctgcgtgcttcactgcaaatgtcgttgaaagacgatagtcttctgccggccgtactacatggtctcatccgcggccacccgtcaTGTTGTTCTCGTACCATTTCCGTCCTAGCATGATAAATGCAATGGAAGTTTGTTTGAACAGATTTCATTTTACCGCATTATTTCATCAAgtggccatttatgttttgccttgcctcagacagcgcctgctctatgttgaatcggccgcatctggctggcattaataaaatagaggaggcgctgcgggggatatggacgccatctggcagtggcgtcaggaaacacgagcttgtgcagaacccagggccactgccaggtggcagcaccacatcgctggcagagggctttttcgtgcatagcgtcgcattttcagcgcagcctaaaaaacactagggtctttagaattgcctatctatgcattttctagtaaagtaatacaccacctaatacttacgtactgatgttgcgcatcagatatgcgtgatatttgcgTTTTGATCGACCATGttgacaagtatgaacgcagctacgagttcaagatggctgggcgttcagcaagtgctgaaacattggccgggtggctgaatcgtggggcagacagacagacagatagaccaaaatttctgcgttcaattatcccaaaaaagactatcgtctttaaaagcgggAGAAACGGAACGAATTTTTCCTTTGCTTAGCCCGAACCGCAACTACCAACAGAACGGATGCAAAAGTCAAAGGAAGCTCTTTGCGTAATAGATGAAAAAAGAAGATTTTTATTTGATATAAATAATACACGACGTTCATAAAACTTTGATAATCTGAAAGCGCACGTCCTAGTCGACACTGCTCATCTGAGGAACACACTTGCCAATAAATTTGGAGGGACCCTTTGGAGACGTTCCTTCATAACACCTTAAACATGATTGCCGGTTTAAAGATCATTGTCgtgaagactgcttttattttaaatatttttctacGTGTTCAGTTCTGCGCAATCCAGACAATAATGCGCGCTGCTTCGTCCAGCAATGTCATTGCATGGAGCGCCCGCAACATACaccgacgggatcacgcgcgcggacgctactggtggcgctgactgtcCTATATAGCGCCGCAGCGCAACCAGCTGTCGAGTCTGCTCGAGGCCTAGTATCGCCACTGGCCGCTGCGGTGGCGCGCCTGCCACGGTTGCTGCCCGTTGTTATAACGTTGTCTACaggtggtggaataaaagccctctccAGGACAACATGGAAAGCCGACTTAAAGAACTGCACACATCAGTAATGTCCTTGCTTGGCGAACATTTGATGCCAAACATGCGTCTCACCTTCAGCTCTTTAAGGGGCCGCTCAATATGCTGACGAATGATAGACGTTGTAGTGGCAATGCTCCCGGTAAACGGAGAGCGTTTAGGGTAGAGTGCAAGGAAGGTTTACAAGGATGGTTCACGCCATTGCTTATAGACAGGTCCCATCCGTAGGGGATTTCGCAGCCGTCAGCTCCCCCGGTAACCAATCTTCAAGGAGTGCAATTGTCTGGAGCTTCTTCTCCGCTTTCTCTCATACCAATCTCATTCTTTCGTTGATGGTTAAAGCAACTATAATTGTCCTTTTTGCGCAAGTATACTATTATGCCCCCTAGCGCCAGAAAGTTGTGTGGTGACGGTGTCGCAGCAAGTGGTGTTAGCCTGCGTGTATACAGCCGGCATTGTGTTCAGGGTCGCCATTGGGTAGATTCGAAAAGCAGACAGAACTGAAGCTAGAAGTAGCTAGAAGTAGCCATACGTAGCCATGCCGTTTATATTaccgccaaatttgtagccataAGCCCCAGAAGCGGTACTTTGAACAATTTTGATTATTGAATAATGAGCATCTTGTttgaaataattaaaaaaatgaagTAAGAGCTCACTTTTTACCCCATCCTGGGTCTTCAAGAGACATTTCCCTCGTACCTACAGTCACGCGTAAATGAACACGAAAATGTAAATCACAAAGTCGAATATGTTTGCCGCCTAGTGGATCATTCGcaaaaaattgcagtatcgcaccgCAAAATACGCAGGTTATCAGGATATTGTATAAATATTTGACAACGCCGTCATATGAGAGCTGTGTGGGGAAGCACTCTAAAACATGTCCTCGGAATCTGCGTAGATTGACTAGAATTGAACCAAAAGATGCCACTGGTTCTACAATAATTTTCCATTTTACCGGATCTCCTGTTCCGTTACGGCAGGGATGCGAGGCCATGTACCAGAGATGGCGCCACATGCACATGACCGGAAAGCCTTCATCGTGTTTCATTTATCAGGAAAGAAATCCAAACAAAGACACAAGTTCAAGTGATAATGGAGGTTTGACGTGAcgaaaaatcgttgaacaggaaATGCCGCCGGCCCGTACGTTTCGGCAACTGGACTTGTCTCTGCCAGGAGGAAGACATGTACTTTTGTCGACACGACGGTTGCAGCAACATTTCCTGTACGACAACTTCGTATTAGTTCTCAGCTATAGCATCATTTATACGCCAACATCATAACAGCCAATATCATTATTGCCGATGCCAATATCAACCAATATTAATATACATTGTACGTGCAAAAGTCTGGGGACATGCACACATGATGTTGCCAAAGAACGAGGCACCGGTGTTTCCTGACGAAATTAGCATGTTCTTTCTCCAGACGGTTTCGTTTCGCCCGCGGCAGTTCAAAAAGCAGCGCGCTCTGGTGGGGCCAATCAATGCGATCGCAAGAGGAGGCTGGAGAGGGGAACGTCTAAGTTACTGTAGAACGAGAGAACcggctatgggagaccagcgctggataggtggcgcgccgaaaaaatgcgcctggcgggaagtcgcggcacaagtccgccgctcgatccgacgacattgcttgcagctcgcatatgtttcggctgtgcgcgtcgtttcgcttcggttcaagcttctgagagagagaaaataaaacattaacaaggttctgcgaatgctcattcagctagcgccatcaagcgaaagaatactgaagaaaatttgcaaagctttatatatttttcgcagtgtgccgcggcgagcgcgcctgcgtaaacccgctagcgtggttcccgggttcgcggtcccgtgcttgttttaagttgtcgacagctatggcgccagttgtgctccgctatggttttagtaaaataacatGGCCTAAGGACCACTTCTAcagaaaggcacttgaaaacggggcgaagctgtgcaaggcgaaatacgtgtacgatgtggaagagacggtgtcatgccgtgacagcgattctcaagttgcagcgaaatgccactcgcaagtacaccAAGCCAGCTACGATGTCACACTTCATGTAAGCGAGCATTTCATGCTAGCTCGgttattaccgcgtgttcctgtcctgtttctttacggcgcgtgtagttgtgtgaaataagcgcgaagctgtacgcagtaaatcgcacagttggtttaatcgtacagcgagttgacccgtgcgtgatcgcaacgctggcactacatgttttcatttcgaacgaaaacttgtTCACGTTTACTTAATGCTGTCTTTATGTGTTCGCCTCtcgtctcagcgcctgataagtggggccacctgttcctgcaaggccggcagcgacggcgcctgcaagcacgtcgcagcggtagcactcgagctcactaacttagccgatgcaacgtcgtcaactgacgtgcctcaagtgctcccatagctggccgtcttcactgttgtataaaacaatgaaacacgcgaaattcgctttagaccccagctcgacgccgccagagaggaccaaacttaccccgctcgcctgacagcttgtatcta comes from Rhipicephalus sanguineus isolate Rsan-2018 chromosome 7, BIME_Rsan_1.4, whole genome shotgun sequence and encodes:
- the LOC125759403 gene encoding uncharacterized protein K02A2.6-like isoform X1 yields the protein MYKCSKCGRTHQPGNCPAFGRSCRKCQKRNHFAICCRSSALVGEIQDHEDDFSVLEVSARGVISQRDWMVRMTVNNVSVELKVDTGSQANLLPVGIYNKMHPSPEMKQSSVVLHSYGGDTIKHLGVVCTEVTLGDRAIPLDFFVVRKGRQAILGLQATERLGLLSRVHSVSKDGCEEIVKDFRHLFTGTGCVKKVYHMVLQDNTVPVIQPVRRVPLALTEPLRDELDRMEHAGIITRVTEPTDWLLLADMLSRATTKTTACDLDSNDVEVHADHPARVRRIAR